In a single window of the Amycolatopsis sp. cg5 genome:
- a CDS encoding lysozyme — protein MSISRRGARRLVALAAIAVSTAALLQGVAAGAAAEPRPDGQLAEPFNATMGSQIRRVEGDQSTPESKEAAQKPQGVDANGVQIQATVAGIDVASYQGNVDWAYWWGQGKRFVWTKATEGTYYTNPYFAQQYNGSYNQGFIRGAYHFAIPNGSSGAAQADYFLAHGGGWSKDGKTLPGALDMEYNPYGATCYGLSQSAMGAWVRSFHDRYYARTGRWPVIYTSTNWWNQCVGSTQNFGGTVPLWVARYSSSVGALPYGWGFHTVWQYTSSPLDQDTFNGAYDRLQALAVG, from the coding sequence ATGTCCATTTCTCGAAGAGGCGCTAGGCGACTCGTCGCACTGGCAGCCATCGCCGTCTCGACCGCCGCGCTCCTGCAAGGCGTAGCGGCCGGGGCGGCGGCCGAACCGCGGCCCGACGGCCAGCTGGCCGAACCGTTCAACGCCACCATGGGGTCGCAGATCAGGCGGGTCGAGGGCGACCAGTCGACGCCTGAGTCGAAGGAAGCGGCGCAGAAGCCGCAGGGGGTGGACGCGAACGGCGTCCAGATCCAGGCGACCGTCGCCGGCATCGACGTCGCCAGCTATCAGGGCAATGTCGACTGGGCTTACTGGTGGGGACAGGGCAAGCGGTTCGTCTGGACCAAGGCGACCGAAGGCACGTATTACACGAACCCGTACTTCGCGCAGCAGTACAACGGTTCGTACAACCAGGGTTTCATCCGCGGCGCGTACCACTTCGCCATCCCGAACGGCTCGAGCGGCGCGGCGCAGGCCGACTACTTCCTGGCGCACGGCGGTGGCTGGTCCAAGGACGGCAAGACACTGCCCGGCGCGCTGGACATGGAGTACAACCCTTACGGCGCAACGTGTTACGGGCTGAGCCAGTCGGCGATGGGCGCGTGGGTCCGGTCGTTCCACGACCGCTACTACGCGCGCACCGGGCGCTGGCCGGTCATCTACACCTCGACGAACTGGTGGAACCAGTGCGTCGGGTCGACGCAGAACTTCGGCGGCACGGTGCCGCTCTGGGTGGCGAGGTACTCCTCGTCGGTCGGGGCGCTGCCGTACGGCTGGGGCTTCCACACCGTGTGGCAGTACACCTCGAGCCCGCTCGATCAGGACACCTTCAACGGTGCCTACGACCGGCTCCAGGCGCTGGCCGTCGGCTGA
- a CDS encoding lysozyme: protein MLLWGQTSPAAATTLDPYAGAEDNYAGSQIALHEGVDGVPHYDVSEDQVLGHDVSGHQGDVDWPAAVGGGARFVYIKATEGTGFRNPRFAQQYNGSYQNGMIRGSYHFARPDVSSGAEQANYFVNNGGGWSADGKTLPGALDAEYNPYGETCYNKSGPDMVAWIKDFSETYRNRTGRYPTIYTSTNWWKRCTGNSAEFRFNPLWIARYNTFIGELPASWTVQTIWQFQAAGPLPGDQNWFNGAFDRVQALSYG, encoded by the coding sequence ATGCTGCTCTGGGGGCAGACCAGCCCGGCCGCCGCGACCACGCTCGATCCCTACGCGGGCGCTGAGGACAATTACGCGGGCTCGCAGATCGCACTGCACGAAGGCGTCGACGGTGTTCCGCACTACGACGTTTCCGAAGACCAGGTGCTCGGGCACGACGTGAGCGGGCACCAGGGCGACGTGGACTGGCCGGCGGCCGTCGGCGGTGGCGCCCGCTTCGTCTACATCAAGGCGACCGAGGGCACCGGGTTCCGCAACCCGCGATTCGCCCAGCAGTACAACGGCTCCTATCAGAACGGCATGATCCGCGGCTCGTACCACTTCGCGCGGCCGGATGTGTCGAGCGGCGCGGAGCAGGCGAACTACTTCGTCAACAACGGCGGCGGCTGGTCGGCCGACGGCAAGACGCTGCCGGGTGCGCTCGACGCGGAGTACAACCCGTACGGCGAGACCTGTTACAACAAGTCGGGGCCGGACATGGTCGCGTGGATCAAGGACTTTTCGGAGACTTACCGTAACCGGACCGGCCGCTACCCGACGATCTACACGAGCACGAACTGGTGGAAGCGCTGCACTGGCAACAGTGCCGAGTTCCGCTTCAATCCGCTCTGGATCGCCCGCTACAACACCTTCATCGGTGAGTTGCCCGCCAGTTGGACCGTCCAGACGATCTGGCAATTCCAGGCGGCGGGCCCGCTTCCCGGCGACCAGAACTGGTTCAACGGCGCGTTCGACCGGGTCCAGGCCCTGAGTTACGGATGA
- a CDS encoding type VII secretion system-associated protein has product MAQRDDADRLTTAAKRPEITEDMRANARANPNSWLYVIDEAFDPGGPVPSWAVVGAYPVNGAGDIVEDFHPNDRYRPSPQALGFPKPSSDLERLLQLVYTKHRPAEDLPSAILDSTLFVYAMSPIQRTVIGFHDPEGRVLVPAYTSKSMVPREWPHARAVVGRDIVKLLAGHPVAINPHDLVTAVVPAEHLIMAIADEER; this is encoded by the coding sequence ATGGCGCAGCGCGACGACGCAGACCGGTTGACCACAGCCGCGAAGCGGCCGGAGATCACCGAAGACATGCGCGCCAACGCGAGGGCGAACCCGAACAGCTGGCTCTACGTCATCGACGAGGCCTTCGACCCTGGCGGTCCCGTGCCGAGCTGGGCCGTCGTCGGCGCGTATCCGGTGAACGGCGCCGGCGACATCGTCGAGGACTTCCACCCCAACGACCGGTACCGGCCTTCCCCGCAGGCACTGGGTTTCCCGAAGCCGTCGAGCGACCTCGAACGGTTGCTGCAGCTGGTGTACACGAAGCACCGCCCCGCCGAGGATCTGCCGTCGGCCATTTTGGACTCGACGTTGTTCGTCTACGCGATGTCGCCGATCCAGCGCACGGTCATCGGTTTCCACGACCCCGAGGGCCGCGTGCTCGTGCCCGCGTACACCTCGAAGTCCATGGTGCCGCGCGAATGGCCGCACGCCCGCGCCGTCGTCGGCCGCGACATCGTGAAGCTGCTCGCCGGGCATCCGGTCGCGATCAACCCGCACGACCTCGTCACCGCGGTGGTCCCGGCCGAGCACCTGATCATGGCGATCGCCGACGAAGAGCGCTGA
- a CDS encoding sterol carrier family protein produces the protein MATSRSVDPGELRTAVQALSAWLSEDGPDPARAELALAVRLSLRTLAQDAPGRSVEVRVPPFAAVQCVEGPRHTRGTPPNVIETDPRTWLELATGRLKWTDAVETGRATASGTRADLSHWLPIVRLDS, from the coding sequence ATGGCCACTTCGCGTTCGGTTGACCCCGGTGAATTACGCACCGCCGTGCAGGCGCTTTCGGCCTGGTTGAGCGAAGATGGGCCCGATCCGGCCCGCGCGGAACTGGCGCTGGCCGTCCGGCTGAGCCTGCGCACGCTGGCGCAGGACGCGCCGGGGCGCAGCGTCGAGGTGCGGGTCCCGCCGTTCGCCGCGGTCCAGTGTGTGGAGGGTCCGCGGCACACGCGCGGCACGCCGCCGAACGTGATCGAGACCGATCCGCGGACCTGGCTGGAGCTCGCCACCGGACGTCTAAAGTGGACAGACGCGGTCGAGACCGGGCGCGCGACGGCGTCGGGGACCCGTGCCGACCTCAGCCACTGGCTCCCCATCGTGCGCCTGGACTCGTGA
- a CDS encoding SAM-dependent methyltransferase, with protein sequence MPGAAPPTDRPAPVGVDPTRASIARVYDAFLGGKDNYEIDRETFRRVQSVAPEAKDLAVENRAFLIRACRFLANQTGIAQFLDCGSGLPTAENTHQVVQRVNPDIRVVYVDNDPVVLAHGRALLEENDNTHFVAADIFNPREVIENAVVRKHIDFTEPVALLQMGTMHHFNGPRDRPAEIMREYIEALPSGSFVALSHFSDPQDELSALARKMEDVFLHSPMGSGTFRTRTEIEELFTGLEMIQPGVVLCADWWPDGPRIKDLNAAQRTISGGVGRKI encoded by the coding sequence ATGCCCGGAGCCGCTCCCCCCACCGACCGCCCGGCACCCGTCGGAGTCGACCCGACCAGGGCGAGCATCGCCCGGGTCTACGACGCGTTCTTGGGTGGCAAGGACAACTACGAGATCGACAGGGAGACCTTCCGCCGCGTCCAGAGCGTCGCGCCGGAGGCCAAGGATCTCGCTGTCGAGAACCGCGCGTTCCTGATCAGGGCCTGCCGCTTCCTCGCCAACCAGACCGGCATCGCGCAGTTCCTCGACTGCGGCTCCGGCCTGCCGACGGCGGAGAACACCCACCAGGTCGTCCAGCGCGTCAACCCGGACATCCGGGTCGTCTACGTCGACAACGACCCGGTCGTGCTCGCGCACGGCCGCGCGCTGCTCGAAGAGAACGACAACACGCACTTCGTCGCCGCCGACATCTTCAACCCGCGCGAGGTCATCGAGAACGCGGTGGTGCGCAAGCACATCGACTTCACCGAGCCGGTCGCCCTGCTGCAGATGGGCACCATGCACCACTTCAACGGCCCGCGTGACCGGCCCGCGGAGATCATGCGTGAGTACATCGAAGCCCTGCCGTCCGGTTCGTTCGTGGCGCTCAGCCACTTCTCCGACCCGCAGGACGAGCTGAGCGCGCTGGCTCGCAAGATGGAAGACGTCTTCCTGCACAGCCCGATGGGCTCCGGCACCTTCCGCACCAGGACCGAGATCGAGGAGCTGTTCACCGGCCTCGAGATGATCCAGCCCGGTGTCGTGCTCTGCGCCGACTGGTGGCCGGACGGTCCGCGGATCAAGGACCTGAACGCCGCCCAGCGCACCATCTCCGGTGGCGTCGGCCGCAAGATCTAG
- a CDS encoding helix-turn-helix domain-containing protein — protein sequence MNAVNASGGEQSLGPTARRMILGSQLRRLREQAAITRSEAGYNIRGSESKISRLELGRVGFKERDVADLLTMYGITESSERAAFLDMVKESNQPGWWRRYNDLMPTWFNDYVGLEEAATRIQTWEPLYVPGLLQTEDYARAVASYGRPESADDAVERRVALRMRRQKLLQRPDAPRLWAVVDESVLYRPIGGSKALHKQIEHLLEVTTMSNVSVQILPFRLSGYAAQGAFALLRFAEPELPNIAYIEHLTGANYLEKLDEIEAYSRSLDRLAVDAETPDRSRQILAKRLAEI from the coding sequence ATGAACGCGGTGAACGCGTCCGGTGGAGAACAGAGCCTGGGCCCCACTGCCCGGCGCATGATCCTCGGCTCTCAGCTGCGACGACTACGCGAGCAGGCCGCGATCACGAGGTCCGAGGCCGGCTACAACATCCGGGGTTCCGAGTCCAAGATCAGCAGGCTCGAACTGGGCCGCGTCGGCTTCAAAGAGCGAGATGTCGCCGACCTGCTGACCATGTACGGGATCACCGAATCGAGTGAACGCGCGGCGTTCCTCGACATGGTCAAGGAGTCGAACCAGCCCGGCTGGTGGCGCCGCTACAACGACCTCATGCCCACCTGGTTCAACGACTATGTCGGGCTGGAGGAAGCGGCCACCCGTATCCAGACCTGGGAGCCGCTCTACGTCCCCGGCCTGCTCCAGACCGAGGACTACGCGCGCGCCGTCGCGAGCTACGGCCGCCCGGAGAGCGCGGACGACGCCGTCGAACGGCGGGTCGCGCTGCGCATGCGGCGGCAAAAGCTGCTGCAGCGGCCGGACGCCCCTCGGCTGTGGGCGGTCGTCGACGAGTCGGTGCTCTACCGGCCCATCGGCGGCAGCAAGGCACTGCACAAGCAGATCGAGCACCTGCTCGAAGTGACCACGATGTCCAACGTCTCCGTGCAGATCCTGCCGTTCCGGCTGAGCGGGTACGCCGCGCAGGGCGCGTTCGCGCTGCTGCGGTTCGCCGAGCCGGAACTGCCCAACATCGCTTACATCGAGCACCTCACCGGCGCGAACTACCTGGAGAAGCTCGACGAGATCGAGGCTTACAGCCGTTCACTCGACCGGCTGGCAGTTGACGCGGAGACGCCGGATCGCAGCAGGCAGATCCTGGCGAAACGCCTGGCCGAGATCTGA
- a CDS encoding DUF397 domain-containing protein, whose amino-acid sequence MEIVNGIQADLLTDASWRKSKRSGPVGNCVEVATLSNGDIAMRNSRFPTGPALVYTKAEIEAFLGGVKDGEFDDVLG is encoded by the coding sequence ATGGAGATTGTGAACGGCATTCAGGCCGATCTGCTGACCGACGCCAGCTGGCGCAAGAGCAAGCGCAGCGGCCCGGTCGGCAACTGCGTCGAGGTGGCGACCTTGAGCAACGGTGACATCGCCATGCGCAACTCGCGTTTCCCGACCGGCCCGGCCCTCGTCTACACGAAGGCGGAGATCGAAGCCTTCCTCGGCGGCGTCAAGGACGGGGAATTCGATGACGTCCTCGGCTGA
- the purF gene encoding amidophosphoribosyltransferase codes for MVSDQSNTGQPAIDEPDPEPREECGVFGVWAPGEEVAKLTYYGLYALQHRGQEAAGISVSDGTQIVVFKDLGLVSQVFDEQILQSLQGHIAVGHCRYSTTGATIWENAQPIFRTTATGSGLSFAHNGNLVNTAELRQRTLDAGIKPHAGLTGSSSDSDLVCGLLAAAAADKGIEAAALELLPTLRGAFCLVFSDESTLYAARDPHGVHPLVLGRLERGWVVASETAALDICGASFVREVEPGELIAIDAEGLRSSRFANPEPKGCVFEYVYLARPDTTIAGRSVHATRVEIGRRLAKEHPCDGDLVMPVPESGTPAAIGYAQGSGIPYGTGLVKNAYVGRTFIQPSQTIRQLGIRLKLNPLRDVIRGKRLVVVDDSIVRGNTQRALVRMLREAGALEVHVRIASPPVRWPCFYGIDFASRAELVANGVDLDGIRRSIGADSLGYVSLEGLVAASEQPKSRLCTACFSGEYPIELPEDALIGKHLLESLDAVNGAAKPVAPAGYGAEDAIRRP; via the coding sequence GTGGTTTCCGACCAGTCAAACACTGGACAGCCCGCAATCGACGAACCCGACCCGGAACCCCGTGAAGAATGCGGTGTGTTCGGTGTCTGGGCGCCTGGTGAAGAAGTCGCCAAGCTGACCTACTACGGCCTGTACGCCCTGCAACATCGCGGGCAGGAGGCGGCGGGCATCTCCGTCTCCGACGGCACGCAGATCGTGGTCTTCAAGGACCTCGGCCTGGTCAGCCAGGTGTTCGACGAGCAGATCCTGCAGTCGCTGCAGGGCCACATCGCCGTCGGTCACTGCCGCTACTCCACCACCGGCGCGACCATCTGGGAGAACGCCCAGCCGATCTTCCGCACCACGGCGACCGGCAGCGGACTGTCCTTCGCGCACAACGGGAACCTGGTCAACACGGCCGAGCTGCGGCAGCGCACGCTCGACGCGGGCATCAAGCCGCACGCCGGGCTGACCGGTTCGTCGAGCGACTCCGACCTGGTCTGCGGCCTGCTCGCCGCCGCCGCGGCGGACAAGGGCATCGAAGCCGCCGCGCTGGAGCTGCTGCCGACCCTGCGCGGCGCGTTCTGCCTGGTGTTCTCGGACGAGTCGACGCTCTACGCCGCGCGTGACCCGCACGGCGTGCACCCGCTGGTGCTCGGCCGCCTGGAGCGCGGCTGGGTCGTCGCGAGTGAGACGGCCGCGCTGGACATCTGCGGCGCGTCGTTCGTGCGCGAGGTCGAGCCCGGCGAGCTGATCGCCATCGACGCCGAGGGCCTGCGGTCCTCGCGGTTCGCGAACCCGGAGCCCAAGGGCTGCGTGTTCGAGTACGTCTACCTCGCCCGCCCCGACACCACGATCGCCGGCCGCAGCGTGCACGCCACGCGCGTCGAGATCGGACGGCGGCTGGCGAAGGAGCACCCGTGCGACGGTGACCTGGTGATGCCGGTGCCGGAGTCGGGCACCCCGGCCGCCATCGGCTACGCGCAGGGCTCCGGCATTCCCTACGGCACCGGCCTGGTGAAGAACGCCTACGTCGGGCGCACCTTCATCCAGCCGTCGCAGACCATCCGCCAGCTGGGCATCCGGCTGAAGCTGAACCCGCTGCGCGACGTGATCCGCGGCAAGCGGCTGGTCGTGGTGGACGACTCGATCGTGCGCGGCAACACCCAGCGCGCGCTCGTGCGCATGCTGCGTGAAGCGGGCGCGCTCGAGGTGCACGTCCGCATCGCCTCGCCGCCCGTGCGCTGGCCGTGCTTCTACGGCATCGACTTCGCGTCGCGGGCCGAGCTGGTCGCGAACGGCGTCGACCTCGACGGCATCCGCCGCTCGATCGGCGCGGACTCGCTCGGCTACGTTTCGCTCGAAGGCCTGGTCGCGGCGTCGGAGCAGCCGAAGTCGCGGCTGTGCACGGCGTGCTTCTCCGGCGAATACCCGATCGAGCTGCCCGAGGACGCCCTGATCGGCAAGCACCTGCTCGAAAGCCTCGACGCGGTCAATGGCGCGGCGAAGCCTGTCGCCCCTGCCGGGTACGGTGCTGAGGACGCAATTCGCCGTCCATGA
- the purM gene encoding phosphoribosylformylglycinamidine cyclo-ligase, which translates to MSESTSATYAAAGVSIDAGDQAVELLKPHAERATRPEVLGGVGGFAGLFSLKLDRWKEPVLASSTDGVGTKIAVAQALDKHDTVGIDLVAMVVDDLVVTGAEPLFLQDYIAVGKVVPEKIAALVGGIAEGCVQAGCALLGGETAEHPGLMGEHDYDLSATGVGVVEQSQLLGPDKVRPGDVVIALGSSGLHSNGYSLARHVLLEIARMPLDGHVEEFGRSLGEELLEPTKIYAKDCLALAAETEVRTFSHITGGGLEANLARVMPRGLVATLDRGTWTPAPVFALIGHRGKVERAELEKTFNMGVGMVAIVAPEDVDRALAMLTARHMPAWILGDVRPAEDPDGPRAVLSGDHPRF; encoded by the coding sequence GTGAGCGAGTCCACGAGCGCGACGTATGCCGCCGCCGGCGTCAGCATCGACGCCGGTGACCAAGCCGTTGAGCTGCTGAAACCGCATGCGGAGCGGGCCACCCGCCCCGAGGTGCTCGGCGGCGTCGGCGGTTTCGCCGGTCTGTTCTCGCTGAAGCTCGACCGCTGGAAGGAGCCGGTGCTCGCGTCGTCGACCGACGGCGTCGGCACCAAGATCGCGGTCGCGCAGGCGCTCGACAAGCACGACACGGTCGGCATCGACCTGGTCGCCATGGTGGTCGACGACCTCGTGGTGACCGGCGCCGAGCCGCTGTTCCTGCAGGACTACATCGCGGTCGGCAAGGTCGTGCCCGAGAAGATCGCCGCACTGGTCGGCGGCATCGCCGAGGGCTGTGTCCAGGCGGGCTGCGCGCTGCTCGGTGGCGAAACGGCCGAGCACCCCGGCCTGATGGGCGAGCACGACTACGACCTGTCGGCGACCGGTGTCGGCGTGGTCGAGCAGTCGCAGCTGCTGGGTCCTGACAAGGTCCGCCCCGGTGACGTGGTGATCGCGCTCGGCTCGTCCGGCCTGCACTCCAACGGCTACTCGCTGGCCAGGCACGTGCTGCTGGAGATCGCGCGGATGCCGCTCGACGGCCACGTCGAGGAGTTCGGCCGCTCGCTCGGCGAGGAGCTGCTCGAGCCGACCAAGATCTACGCGAAGGACTGCCTGGCGCTGGCCGCCGAGACCGAGGTCCGCACGTTCTCGCACATCACCGGTGGCGGGCTCGAGGCGAACCTCGCTCGTGTCATGCCGCGTGGCCTGGTCGCCACGCTCGACCGGGGCACGTGGACGCCGGCGCCGGTGTTCGCGCTGATCGGCCACCGCGGCAAGGTCGAGCGTGCCGAGCTGGAGAAGACGTTCAACATGGGCGTCGGCATGGTCGCGATCGTCGCGCCGGAGGATGTCGACCGCGCGCTCGCGATGCTGACCGCGCGGCACATGCCCGCGTGGATCCTGGGTGACGTCCGCCCGGCCGAGGACCCCGACGGCCCGCGCGCGGTGCTGTCCGGAGACCATCCTCGGTTCTGA
- the arfB gene encoding alternative ribosome rescue aminoacyl-tRNA hydrolase ArfB: MVVGSRFVVPGAELSERFSRSSGPGGQGVNTTDSRVELSFDVAASTSIPENLRARIVDRLGGRLVDGVLTIAASEHRSQLMNREAARERLAVILTEASSPPPPKRRPTKPSRGSKERRLASKKRRSDVKKGRGGRYDD, translated from the coding sequence GTGGTGGTCGGTTCCCGGTTCGTCGTACCGGGCGCCGAGCTGAGCGAGCGCTTTTCCCGCTCGTCCGGCCCCGGCGGGCAGGGCGTGAACACCACCGACTCCCGCGTCGAGCTGTCGTTCGACGTCGCCGCGTCCACCTCGATCCCGGAAAACCTGCGCGCGCGGATCGTCGACCGGCTCGGCGGCAGGCTCGTCGACGGCGTGCTGACGATCGCCGCCAGCGAGCACCGGTCGCAGCTGATGAACCGCGAGGCCGCGCGCGAACGGCTCGCCGTGATCCTCACCGAGGCCTCGTCACCACCGCCGCCGAAGCGGCGCCCCACCAAGCCGTCCCGTGGCTCGAAGGAACGCCGCCTCGCGTCGAAGAAACGCCGCAGCGACGTGAAGAAGGGCCGCGGCGGCCGCTACGACGACTAG
- the infA gene encoding translation initiation factor IF-1: MAGKGGIEVEGTVLECLRDARFTVELQNGHHVLAHISGKIRKNFIKIVPYDRVLVELSPYDLTRGRILFRYRN; the protein is encoded by the coding sequence ATGGCCGGTAAGGGCGGCATCGAAGTCGAAGGAACGGTGCTCGAGTGTCTGCGCGACGCCCGGTTCACCGTCGAGCTGCAGAACGGGCATCACGTGCTGGCCCACATCAGCGGCAAGATCAGGAAGAACTTCATCAAGATCGTGCCGTACGACCGGGTCTTGGTCGAGCTGAGCCCGTACGACCTGACCCGCGGCCGCATTCTCTTCCGGTACCGCAACTAG
- a CDS encoding GNAT family N-acetyltransferase: protein MTTINTLRFTDGEPAVEITRVVPGLWHALDDERVTGRAEATTRPDGRIFLSVDAWHRSVFDRLAAAMLAALPGTLHTVVDESDQDLLAAWHQAGFTIRRREWEYVVPTGPALPRPGITIVPAEDGPLRELDRVIRAEVEATVGWQEMPAEVLARPIGNTAKYTVAVEDGEYVGLLRVVQVTRLPRIGLLAVRADRRRRGIGRALLTHALGDLHQAGIEKASAEVKETNEAATALFDGIGAWRASSTLELVRHGR from the coding sequence GTGACCACCATCAACACTTTGCGTTTCACCGACGGCGAACCCGCCGTCGAGATCACGCGCGTCGTGCCGGGGTTGTGGCACGCGCTCGACGACGAGCGGGTGACCGGCCGCGCCGAGGCCACCACCCGGCCGGACGGGCGGATCTTCCTCAGCGTCGACGCCTGGCACCGGTCCGTCTTCGACCGGCTCGCCGCCGCGATGCTCGCGGCACTGCCGGGAACACTGCACACCGTGGTCGACGAATCCGACCAAGACCTGCTGGCCGCTTGGCATCAGGCCGGTTTCACGATCCGGCGGCGCGAGTGGGAGTACGTCGTGCCCACCGGCCCGGCCCTTCCTCGGCCAGGCATCACGATCGTGCCTGCCGAAGACGGCCCGCTTCGCGAGCTGGACCGGGTCATCCGCGCGGAAGTCGAAGCGACCGTCGGCTGGCAGGAGATGCCCGCCGAAGTGCTCGCGCGGCCCATCGGCAACACGGCGAAGTACACCGTGGCCGTCGAGGACGGCGAATACGTCGGCTTGCTCCGGGTGGTCCAGGTGACGCGCCTGCCCCGGATCGGGCTGCTCGCCGTCCGCGCGGACCGGCGGCGTCGCGGTATCGGCCGCGCACTGCTGACCCACGCGCTCGGCGACCTGCACCAGGCGGGCATCGAGAAGGCCTCGGCCGAGGTGAAGGAGACCAACGAAGCGGCGACGGCGTTGTTCGACGGCATCGGCGCCTGGCGGGCGAGCAGCACTCTGGAGCTGGTGCGCCATGGCCGGTAA
- a CDS encoding DinB family protein, translating into MGDERETLRVFLDFHRATLAMKCEGLGDEDLRKQSMPPSALSLLGLVRHMAEVERNWFRRVLNQEDIEHVWSDNRDFQAAYDASNSTREEAFSAWQTEVEHARRIEREAASLDVSQYFDRWEEDVSLRFVMLHMIHEYARHNGHADFLREGVDGVTGA; encoded by the coding sequence ATGGGCGACGAGCGCGAGACGCTGCGCGTGTTCCTCGACTTCCACCGCGCCACGCTGGCGATGAAATGCGAAGGCCTCGGCGACGAAGACCTGCGCAAGCAGTCGATGCCGCCGTCGGCGTTGAGCCTGCTCGGGCTGGTGCGGCACATGGCCGAGGTCGAGCGGAACTGGTTCCGGCGCGTGCTGAACCAGGAGGACATCGAGCACGTCTGGTCGGACAACCGCGACTTCCAGGCGGCATACGACGCCTCGAACTCCACCCGCGAGGAAGCCTTCTCCGCGTGGCAGACCGAGGTCGAACACGCGCGCCGCATCGAGCGCGAGGCCGCATCGCTCGACGTCAGCCAGTACTTCGACCGGTGGGAAGAGGACGTCTCGCTGCGGTTCGTGATGCTGCACATGATCCACGAGTACGCCCGCCACAACGGGCACGCCGACTTCCTGCGCGAAGGCGTCGACGGCGTCACCGGGGCCTGA
- a CDS encoding GNAT family N-acetyltransferase: MSAVQSYMRTTAANARETERIGPFLATFSRSSANPFLNYAIPDDGSVPTRADVDALTEAYRKRDLIPRLEFLGESMPEVEPVVLAAGYQLERRVPLMICPRDEVVAQPVADGFELLTPESDEEYLAMMGAQSEAFDDPDPITPESLAGRRKMIADGGLAVLARHVESGEGAGGGLATPMADGTIEVAGFGVRAQYRRRGLAAALTEYLTSAAYDRGAHTVFLTPAGVPEERIYAKVGFRPAGSFVNLRLE; this comes from the coding sequence ATGTCTGCAGTTCAGTCCTACATGCGCACGACCGCGGCCAACGCCCGCGAAACCGAGCGGATCGGCCCGTTCCTGGCCACTTTCTCCCGGAGCTCCGCCAATCCGTTCCTGAACTACGCCATTCCCGATGACGGCTCCGTCCCCACGCGCGCCGACGTGGACGCGCTCACCGAGGCCTACCGGAAGCGGGACCTGATCCCGCGCCTGGAGTTCCTCGGCGAGTCGATGCCGGAGGTCGAGCCGGTCGTGCTCGCCGCCGGCTACCAGCTCGAACGCCGGGTGCCGTTGATGATCTGCCCGCGTGACGAGGTCGTCGCGCAGCCGGTGGCCGACGGCTTCGAGCTGCTCACCCCCGAATCCGACGAGGAATACCTCGCCATGATGGGTGCGCAGAGCGAGGCCTTCGACGACCCCGACCCGATCACCCCGGAGTCGCTCGCCGGCAGGCGGAAGATGATCGCCGACGGCGGCCTCGCCGTGCTCGCCAGGCACGTCGAATCCGGCGAAGGCGCCGGCGGCGGGCTGGCGACGCCGATGGCGGACGGCACCATCGAGGTCGCCGGATTCGGCGTCCGCGCGCAGTACCGGCGGCGGGGCCTCGCGGCCGCGCTGACCGAATACCTCACCAGCGCCGCGTACGACAGGGGAGCGCACACCGTGTTCCTCACGCCCGCCGGTGTCCCGGAGGAGCGGATCTACGCGAAGGTCGGGTTCCGGCCAGCGGGTAGCTTCGTGAACCTGCGCCTTGAGTAA